A region from the Pelobates fuscus isolate aPelFus1 chromosome 1, aPelFus1.pri, whole genome shotgun sequence genome encodes:
- the OMG gene encoding oligodendrocyte-myelin glycoprotein isoform X1, whose translation MMGYKTKPSPGLLILLCSVPNILCICPLTCACSLRNRNVDCSGRNLTALLHGLQDNVTHLNVSHNHFTNLDYELTRFTNLRMLDLSYNLLKNLPSNLPRSLWAVYASNNNIKALHKLDTAYQWNLKILDVSNNRLQRTVFINNTLTSLQLLNLSNNHLWTVPTNMPPNIQIIDLSNNFLIQILPGTLGRLHNLQKFYLHNNRFTYIPDNAFDQLTNLHEITLYNNPWTCKDTHNILYLLKWVSAPAKNITGYPCSNETNQFTTAPYSPTIVAPNRTVNYNSLLTTTVWMFMEAQEKKMYKQVPVPEAATLSPINTTSILLPSADDFLLTDEGSADEIMHFDYNFSTKDVPLIPSSELEVLISDELYDNEFEDSTVTFGNRKGSPDSVPEMTMYSTTVPIVAQHTTISIKQVRSLAHKATCQLVSFVTVVFVLRTI comes from the coding sequence ATGATGGGGTACAAGACAAAACCATCGCCGGGACTCTTGATACTTCTATGTTCGGTAccaaatattttatgtatttgtccTTTGACGTGTGCATGCTCTTTAAGGAATAGAAATGTCGACTGCTCAGGCAGAAACCTTACTGCCTTGCTACATGGACTCCAAGACAATGTAACACACCTAAATGTATCGCATAACCATTTTACTAACTTAGACTATGAGTTAACTCGGTTCACCAACTTGAGGATGCTTGATCTTTCTTACAACTTGCTGAAGAACCTTCCCTCTAATTTGCCACGGTCTTTGTGGGCAGTCTATGCCTCAAACAACAACATTAAAGCCCTTCATAAGCTGGATACAGCTTATCAGTGGAACTTAAAAATACTGGACGTGTCCAACAACAGACTACAGAGGACAGTCTTTATTAATAACACTTTGACTAGCTTGCAGCTCCTGAATCTGAGCAACAATCATCTCTGGACAGTTCCAACTAACATGCCAcctaatatacaaataattgactTGTCAAATAATTTTCTAATACAAATCCTACCAGGAACATTAGGGAGACTTCACAACCTTCAAAAATTCTATTTGCACAACAACAGATTTACCTACATACCAGATAATGCCTTTGACCAACTCACTAACCTACATGAAATAACTCTGTATAACAACCCATGGACATGTAAAGACACGCACAATATCCTATACCTGCTGAAGTGGGTGAGTGCACCAGCAAAGAATATCACAGGCTACCCATGTTCTAATGAAACCAATCAGTTTACCACTGCACCTTACTCACCTACGATTGTTGCACCAAATAGGACTGTGAATTATAACTCATTGCTTACTACAACTGTGTGGATGTTTATGGAGGCtcaagaaaagaaaatgtataaGCAGGTTCCAGTTCCAGAGGCGGCAACATTATCACCCATCAATACGACCAGCATTTTATTGCCAAGCGCAGATGACTTTTTACTTACAGATGAGGGGTCTGCAGATGAAATAATGCATTTTGACTACAACTTTAGCACAAAAGATGTTCCTCTTATACCATCAAGTGAATTGGAGGTCTTGATATCTGATGAGCTATATGATAATGAATTTGAGGATAgcactgtgacttttgggaaccgGAAAGGATCCCCAGACAGTGTACCCGAGATGACCATGTATAGCACTACAGTGCCCATAGTGGCTCAACATACCACTATAAGCATAAAACAAGTTCGATCCTTGGCACATAAAGCTACGTGTCAGCTGGTTAGTTTTGTAACTGTAGTATTCGTTCTTCGGACTATCTAA
- the OMG gene encoding oligodendrocyte-myelin glycoprotein isoform X2: MASEESFKNGEQKQANDYQWIAALIVAVIIIVMVLVIVVIILCKCMKKSNNVDTNWAGPSPYVTGEIPENTTFHMKESVITKNNLPVSSTNSTTTIHKNALQEWDPQRTEEKTRLQSDSGVKMTIPIPSTLASEHRQSISTIQLQKQTTAPESSDKDILPPPLGSFTESSMHQPSDEYSNSATDVNHLPPPPVSWSDISSCNMVTQCNTDDQQLPLPPPEFLVDT, encoded by the coding sequence ATGGCTTCAGAAGAATCATTTAAAAATGGTGAACAAAAACAAGCAAATGACTACCAGTGGATTGCAGCTCTTATAGTTGCAGTTATTATAATAGTAATGGTTTTAGTAATAGTGGTCATTATTTTATGTAAATGTATGAAGAAGTCAAACAATGTTGACACAAACTGGGCAGGCCCATCACCTTATGTAACTGGTGAAATCCCAGAAAACACCACTTTTCATATGAAAGAATCTGTTATAACCAAGAATAATCTACCAGTATCTAGCACCAACTCTACCACTACAATACATAAGAATGCCCTGCAAGAGTGGGATCCACAAAGAACGGAAGAAAAGACGCGCCTGCAATCAGATTCAGGAGTAAAAATGACTATACCAATTCCATCAACTTTAGCGAGTGAACACAGGCAATCTATTTCTACAATTCAATTACAAAAACAAACCACTGCCCCGGAATCAAGCGATAAAGATATTTTGCCACCCCCACTAGGCAGTTTTACAGAAAGCTCAATGCATCAGCCATCTGATGAATACTCTAATTCAGCTACAGATGTAAACCATTTACCACCACCTCCCGTATCTTGGTCAGATATTTCCAGCTGCAACATGGTTACTCAGTGTAACACAGATGACCAACAGCTACCCCTTCCTCCACCTGAATTTCTTGTTGATACTTAA